The Nitrospira sp. genome contains a region encoding:
- a CDS encoding cytochrome ubiquinol oxidase subunit I, whose protein sequence is MGLLTGKRVFSIMALCMMVGLLLLPIVVALPSPAIGEDAPAGDAAKKDGDKVEKGRDVYYKTEGIVVGAPAPKTTDGPRDYPRYNFESRVLLWFANQQHLYYGSFVLAVPIFCMIIEFMGVVTKDKALAKRYDQLAYDFIKISLTAYSLTAILGGILIFTFLTLYPAFFSYLSGIFRPVMHIYALMFVAESGTLYIYYYGWDKMKEGFLKWIHLSMSVILNIIGTLLMFLANSWIGFMMSPAGVDEQGRYLGNIWHVIHTALWNPLNLHRILGNMAFGGGVVAAYAAYKFLAAKTDEDRAHYDWMGYIAMALGVAFLIPLPFAGYWLMREVYAYRQQMGITLMGGLLAWLFIIQATMIGILFLSTNYYLWQAMGRMRGAEKYQRYIKYLVFLLACGYMVFITPHTMVMTPAELKAMGGQQHPVLGNYGVMSAKNGGINVIITTTVLSFVWYMRGNKVSTVSWAKFGNIFMGVFFACAYVNIIWLAIYGYYIPANVRVGLSVPQVATTLSCLFFMFALNSVMMRGAKQMGPIEWGKISARSQYALIMLATAFTWMMGLMGYIRSSVRLFWHVNEIMRDNSPWAYTHTVGFAANMISFNVLFFWITILFVFWLGSLTAKKVPVEAKAGIPGSVPQPAASH, encoded by the coding sequence ATGGGCCTTTTAACCGGCAAGCGCGTCTTTTCGATCATGGCGCTCTGCATGATGGTTGGCCTCCTTCTGCTTCCGATCGTCGTAGCGTTGCCTTCACCGGCTATCGGTGAGGACGCTCCTGCCGGCGATGCGGCAAAGAAGGATGGAGATAAAGTCGAGAAGGGCCGGGATGTCTATTACAAGACGGAAGGTATTGTAGTCGGCGCTCCCGCTCCTAAGACGACGGATGGTCCCAGAGACTATCCGCGATACAACTTTGAAAGCCGTGTCCTGCTGTGGTTTGCCAATCAGCAGCATCTCTACTATGGCAGCTTCGTCCTAGCGGTGCCGATCTTCTGTATGATCATTGAGTTCATGGGCGTGGTCACTAAAGATAAGGCACTCGCGAAGCGTTACGACCAGCTGGCGTATGATTTCATCAAAATCAGTCTCACGGCCTACTCGCTTACGGCTATTCTAGGCGGTATTTTGATCTTTACGTTTCTGACCTTATACCCCGCCTTCTTCTCCTACTTGTCCGGCATATTCCGTCCCGTCATGCACATCTATGCGCTGATGTTCGTGGCGGAGAGCGGCACCCTCTACATCTACTATTACGGTTGGGACAAGATGAAGGAAGGGTTCCTCAAGTGGATTCATTTGAGCATGTCGGTGATCCTGAACATCATTGGTACTCTGCTCATGTTCTTGGCCAATTCCTGGATCGGCTTCATGATGTCACCGGCCGGAGTCGATGAGCAGGGTCGATATCTCGGAAATATCTGGCACGTGATCCACACTGCTCTGTGGAATCCGCTCAATCTCCACCGCATTCTGGGCAACATGGCGTTTGGTGGAGGAGTGGTCGCTGCCTACGCCGCATACAAGTTCCTAGCGGCAAAGACGGATGAGGACCGCGCGCACTACGATTGGATGGGCTACATTGCCATGGCGCTGGGTGTGGCCTTCTTGATCCCGTTACCTTTTGCCGGCTATTGGCTTATGCGTGAAGTATATGCCTATCGCCAACAGATGGGGATCACCCTGATGGGCGGCTTGCTGGCCTGGCTGTTCATTATTCAGGCCACGATGATCGGCATTCTCTTCCTGAGCACCAACTACTACCTGTGGCAGGCAATGGGGCGCATGCGTGGCGCTGAAAAATACCAACGGTACATCAAGTATCTGGTGTTCCTGCTCGCCTGCGGTTACATGGTGTTTATTACTCCCCACACAATGGTTATGACCCCAGCTGAATTGAAGGCCATGGGAGGCCAGCAACATCCTGTACTGGGGAACTACGGCGTCATGTCCGCGAAGAACGGCGGCATCAACGTTATTATTACGACCACCGTGCTGAGCTTTGTTTGGTACATGAGAGGAAATAAGGTCTCCACGGTATCGTGGGCAAAGTTCGGCAATATCTTCATGGGTGTATTCTTTGCCTGCGCCTACGTCAACATCATCTGGCTCGCTATTTACGGATATTACATTCCGGCAAACGTGCGGGTCGGTTTATCCGTCCCTCAAGTGGCAACAACATTGTCTTGTCTCTTCTTCATGTTCGCGCTCAACAGCGTGATGATGAGGGGCGCCAAGCAAATGGGGCCAATAGAGTGGGGTAAGATTTCTGCCCGCTCTCAGTACGCTCTCATTATGCTGGCGACAGCGTTTACCTGGATGATGGGATTGATGGGCTATATTCGTTCCTCAGTCCGGCTGTTTTGGCATGTCAATGAGATCATGCGTGACAATTCGCCCTGGGCCTATACGCATACGGTTGGATTTGCCGCTAACATGATTTCGTTTAATGTATTGTTTTTCTGGATCACTATTCTCTTCGTCTTTTGGCTCGGCAGCTTGACTGCGAAGAAAGTTCCGGTGGAGGCAAAGGCGGGTATCCCGGGCAGTGTCCCGCAGCCGGCTGCTAGTCATTAA
- a CDS encoding c-type cytochrome gives MGNLIAEALSMGWMALAILAGLMVYFQMSISDPVAKKRAVFKTFIGIVGTLLLFMAIANYANNFYGENRLLPVSLVMITVTTFVMALYFTNLSALLKIGGFMFFVAAFLSGYGNWLPQVEGGFPPVEEKKTWDSMTPQQLADEGEKIIFGGVGKNKEQGAIGKGQCPLCHAFHAGMLGERAPNLAGLPGRGKERLDDPKYSKGNPSKREYSVKEAFPGSGTAESAQEYIAESHACPSCYVVAGYGVKGTNDKESPMPAIHKPPISLSLPELAAVDTWMYLREGIDAPSFEEIVKSYEKFIPEADRPKQQEEKAGGGATSLMADGSEPVDQIFAKAQCVACHTIPGIPGAMGTIGPKLEEGTTAAQRIKDPTYKGTAKSPTEYIMESIVDPSAFVVKPFPDNTMPKVFGQKLSAGALKKIVDYLSQVKTGAPPPKI, from the coding sequence TTGGGTAACTTGATTGCTGAAGCACTCTCAATGGGTTGGATGGCTCTGGCTATCCTTGCAGGTTTGATGGTGTATTTTCAGATGTCCATCAGCGATCCTGTCGCAAAGAAGCGCGCAGTGTTCAAAACATTTATAGGGATTGTGGGGACCTTACTGTTGTTCATGGCTATTGCGAATTACGCCAACAACTTCTATGGCGAGAATCGGTTGCTACCGGTCTCGCTTGTGATGATTACCGTCACAACATTCGTGATGGCGCTCTACTTCACCAATCTTAGCGCGCTCTTGAAGATTGGTGGTTTCATGTTCTTCGTCGCAGCGTTTCTTTCCGGATACGGGAACTGGCTTCCGCAGGTTGAAGGAGGTTTCCCACCAGTAGAGGAAAAGAAAACGTGGGATTCGATGACCCCGCAACAGCTGGCTGATGAAGGTGAAAAGATTATCTTTGGGGGAGTCGGGAAAAATAAAGAGCAAGGCGCTATCGGGAAAGGTCAGTGCCCACTTTGTCATGCTTTCCATGCCGGTATGCTCGGCGAACGAGCACCGAACTTAGCAGGACTTCCCGGTCGTGGGAAGGAGCGGTTGGATGACCCCAAATATTCAAAGGGTAATCCATCAAAACGAGAATACTCGGTGAAAGAAGCGTTCCCTGGTTCAGGGACTGCCGAAAGTGCCCAGGAATACATTGCCGAATCGCATGCTTGCCCAAGTTGTTATGTGGTTGCGGGGTATGGTGTGAAGGGAACGAATGACAAGGAAAGCCCAATGCCGGCTATTCATAAACCGCCAATCTCGCTCAGTCTACCTGAGCTTGCGGCTGTGGACACTTGGATGTACCTCCGAGAAGGCATTGATGCTCCTTCGTTTGAAGAGATCGTGAAGTCATATGAAAAGTTTATTCCCGAAGCAGATCGTCCTAAACAGCAGGAAGAGAAGGCAGGCGGGGGTGCCACTTCGCTGATGGCTGATGGCTCCGAACCGGTGGACCAGATTTTTGCTAAAGCACAGTGCGTGGCGTGTCATACGATTCCCGGAATCCCGGGGGCAATGGGCACCATCGGTCCTAAACTGGAAGAGGGGACAACCGCAGCACAGCGGATTAAGGATCCTACCTATAAGGGAACTGCCAAATCGCCAACTGAATACATTATGGAATCCATCGTGGATCCCAGTGCGTTTGTGGTGAAGCCGTTTCCCGATAACACCATGCCTAAGGTCTTTGGGCAAAAGCTGAGCGCGGGTGCCTTAAAGAAAATCGTCGACTATTTATCGCAGGTGAAAACTGGAGCACCGCCACCGAAGATTTAA
- a CDS encoding cytochrome c — protein sequence MKALMSLGALLGVAGILLLGGMTFDIVPSTTIRLVEGYMPIQMLLEVTCYVAGFAGLSYMLSAMGMAMPRFWQGIGFWAFFLLYLKYRVYPPIPFSVRAMYGTVSLVAVFMWVSANEEDWKKFKQPIMNVLDAQTGMNKLLRYAYLIILPILIGGFSFNAMMPKSEEPIELRTVHPAPPASTKVHGKTYTLQTSQNPYRVNPEGKYDQEFSNANIVEQGMGRLMKPNANPWDDKNTGYLKYVREGGEIFFQNCHFCHGDNLNGRGLHAFAFNPIPANFTDPGTIAQLQETFIFWRVSKGGIGLPNEGFPWASVMPPWEQHLTVDEIWKVILFEYWHTGYYPRTWD from the coding sequence ATGAAAGCGTTGATGTCACTCGGTGCCTTGTTGGGAGTAGCGGGAATTCTCCTTCTGGGTGGGATGACGTTCGACATCGTTCCATCCACTACCATACGGTTGGTCGAAGGGTACATGCCGATCCAGATGCTGTTGGAAGTGACGTGTTATGTGGCTGGCTTTGCAGGATTGAGTTACATGCTCAGCGCCATGGGCATGGCTATGCCCAGATTCTGGCAGGGAATCGGATTCTGGGCGTTCTTTCTACTGTATCTGAAGTACCGTGTGTATCCGCCGATCCCCTTCAGTGTGCGAGCTATGTATGGCACCGTGAGTCTCGTCGCGGTGTTCATGTGGGTTTCTGCCAATGAAGAAGACTGGAAAAAATTCAAACAGCCCATCATGAATGTGTTGGACGCACAAACGGGGATGAACAAACTCCTGCGTTATGCGTATCTTATAATCCTCCCGATCCTTATCGGTGGATTTTCGTTCAATGCCATGATGCCAAAGTCAGAAGAGCCGATCGAATTGAGGACAGTTCATCCGGCACCACCAGCCAGCACAAAAGTCCATGGTAAAACGTATACATTGCAGACCTCACAAAATCCTTATCGCGTGAATCCAGAAGGGAAATACGATCAGGAATTTTCGAACGCCAATATTGTTGAACAAGGTATGGGGCGTTTGATGAAGCCAAATGCCAATCCGTGGGACGACAAGAATACAGGGTATTTGAAGTACGTGCGAGAGGGCGGCGAGATATTCTTCCAAAACTGTCATTTCTGTCATGGGGATAATCTCAACGGCCGTGGCCTCCACGCCTTCGCATTCAATCCGATTCCCGCCAATTTCACCGACCCAGGGACAATTGCACAACTCCAGGAAACCTTTATCTTCTGGCGTGTTTCTAAGGGCGGAATCGGCCTGCCGAATGAAGGATTTCCATGGGCCTCGGTTATGCCTCCATGGGAACAGCATTTGACCGTAGACGAGATCTGGAAGGTGATTTTGTTCGAATATTGGCACACCGGCTACTATCCCCGTACCTGGGATTAA
- a CDS encoding c-type cytochrome: MMDSITRKAGITAVVAFGVVLVSSAGYSIVSAQGLPEGFKKGDLAPEPSAEMIEAGKRVYFTKCVWCHGVDGAGDGPGADRLWPRPRNFNQGTFKIRHTASGELPLFDAKKPIAGQNDLFETVTHGLPGSAMPPWEGILTEEQRLQVLSFVTTQLVKDRKFTDKQSESQTVLQLADLKPKPASDESKKRGSELIVEKKCVECHGMEGRGDGNAFNLKDDWGFSIQPANWHKCWNFRGSRQDPYNVSNIFRTFSTGVNGTPMPSFADNTTVDERWDIANFVNSLCERDALGNPLPIDPLTDKPKINFVIPSDLVEGEIPADIEHEAWQKAPKRYVAMGGQITHKPRNFVNRIDDIWVRSLYNDKYIAYLLEWDDRTKSVAEAKLPWAPTQVNIDVKEQDPKTGEEGSIAAHQNNYTVYNDAIGIETAVKWKELPAPIKPRYLFGTNDQFPVDIVKWEADGSLRAFKGTGWDKDFEERDNYEESMKLLKAEWKNGRWYVMIQRPVGNKKDQDYDEDTFFEVGQYIPTVFFAWDGHNGDAGRKMAVSAFFYTFMNPPVPQETYIYPAVIAVGVVLLEGWVLTRRANKKKGKTL, encoded by the coding sequence ATGATGGACAGCATAACTCGGAAGGCCGGAATTACAGCCGTCGTTGCCTTCGGAGTCGTTCTGGTGTCTAGTGCGGGCTATTCGATTGTTTCAGCACAAGGGCTCCCCGAAGGTTTCAAGAAGGGGGATCTCGCACCTGAACCCTCCGCAGAAATGATTGAGGCTGGGAAACGTGTTTATTTCACCAAGTGCGTCTGGTGTCACGGTGTCGATGGCGCCGGTGATGGGCCTGGAGCCGATCGGCTTTGGCCTCGTCCACGAAACTTCAATCAAGGAACGTTTAAAATTCGCCATACCGCAAGCGGCGAACTCCCTCTTTTTGATGCAAAGAAGCCGATCGCTGGCCAAAACGATCTCTTTGAAACAGTTACCCATGGTTTGCCGGGATCTGCGATGCCACCCTGGGAAGGCATCTTAACCGAAGAACAGCGACTTCAAGTTCTCTCCTTTGTCACCACTCAACTAGTGAAGGATCGAAAGTTTACCGATAAGCAGTCGGAAAGCCAAACGGTCTTGCAACTCGCTGATCTCAAGCCAAAACCGGCATCCGATGAGAGTAAGAAGCGCGGTTCTGAACTCATCGTTGAGAAGAAGTGCGTTGAGTGCCATGGAATGGAAGGCCGTGGTGATGGAAACGCTTTTAATTTGAAGGATGACTGGGGTTTCTCGATTCAGCCGGCCAATTGGCATAAGTGCTGGAACTTCCGAGGTAGTCGTCAAGATCCATATAACGTGAGCAACATTTTCCGCACCTTCTCTACCGGTGTCAATGGCACTCCGATGCCTTCATTTGCCGATAACACGACGGTGGATGAACGGTGGGACATCGCGAACTTTGTCAATTCTCTCTGTGAGAGGGATGCACTGGGCAATCCGCTTCCGATTGACCCATTAACGGATAAGCCCAAAATCAATTTCGTCATCCCATCCGATCTCGTTGAGGGGGAGATTCCAGCGGATATTGAACATGAAGCTTGGCAAAAGGCACCGAAGCGGTATGTTGCAATGGGTGGACAGATCACTCATAAGCCAAGAAACTTTGTCAATCGGATCGACGATATCTGGGTACGGTCGCTCTACAACGACAAGTACATTGCCTACCTGCTGGAGTGGGATGACCGAACCAAGAGCGTGGCTGAAGCCAAGCTACCTTGGGCACCAACGCAGGTAAATATCGATGTGAAAGAGCAGGACCCAAAAACCGGCGAGGAAGGGTCAATCGCAGCCCACCAAAACAACTACACGGTTTACAACGACGCCATTGGGATCGAAACGGCGGTGAAGTGGAAAGAGCTTCCGGCACCGATCAAGCCCCGTTACCTGTTCGGTACCAATGACCAATTTCCCGTCGACATTGTGAAATGGGAAGCAGATGGTTCTCTCCGTGCATTCAAAGGTACCGGTTGGGATAAGGATTTTGAAGAGCGCGACAACTATGAAGAGAGCATGAAGCTCCTAAAAGCAGAGTGGAAGAACGGTCGTTGGTATGTGATGATCCAGCGACCCGTTGGAAACAAGAAGGATCAAGATTACGACGAAGACACCTTTTTTGAGGTCGGGCAATATATTCCGACGGTGTTCTTTGCGTGGGATGGTCACAACGGAGATGCCGGGAGAAAGATGGCCGTCTCCGCTTTCTTCTACACATTTATGAACCCGCCGGTCCCCCAGGAAACATACATTTATCCAGCTGTTATTGCGGTGGGTGTCGTCCTGTTGGAGGGATGGGTCCTGACCCGTCGTGCAAACAAGAAAAAGGGTAAGACACTGTAG
- a CDS encoding molybdenum cofactor guanylyltransferase codes for MISDVTGVLLAGGKSKRMGEDKRFLLIGDSTLIERSVGVMCALFQQVCVVIAQDGPVPSVRVPVVRDLVPNCGSLGGLYTGLRQSTDQHIFVAACDMPFLCSSLVQYMVALKEEADVVMALWKDRLQPTHAVYSRRCLPILEDMIRRHEVKIQHVAAHPALRVRMVMEAEVSRIDYDGRSFRNINTPSDLEAARSLHESSSGS; via the coding sequence ATGATCAGCGATGTGACGGGCGTTTTGCTTGCCGGAGGAAAAAGTAAGCGGATGGGCGAGGATAAGCGATTCCTCCTCATCGGGGATAGCACCCTGATTGAACGGAGCGTCGGTGTCATGTGTGCCCTCTTTCAGCAGGTGTGTGTTGTGATCGCCCAGGATGGCCCGGTGCCGTCCGTACGCGTGCCGGTCGTGCGTGATCTTGTCCCGAATTGTGGGAGCCTCGGCGGGCTCTATACCGGTCTTCGACAGTCTACAGATCAGCACATATTTGTTGCCGCCTGCGATATGCCGTTTCTCTGCTCTAGCCTTGTGCAGTATATGGTCGCCTTGAAGGAAGAGGCCGACGTCGTCATGGCACTCTGGAAAGACCGCCTTCAGCCGACGCATGCTGTCTACAGCCGACGTTGTCTGCCGATTCTTGAAGACATGATTCGTAGGCACGAAGTGAAAATTCAACACGTCGCCGCGCATCCCGCTCTTCGCGTGCGGATGGTCATGGAGGCCGAGGTGAGCCGAATTGATTACGATGGGCGATCATTCCGCAATATCAATACTCCTTCGGATCTTGAAGCGGCTCGATCGCTACACGAGAGCTCTAGCGGCTCCTGA
- a CDS encoding glycosyltransferase family 9 protein, translating to MKRTIVILHPGALGDVLLAVPAIRNLGIRFPQHEILLVADATVSRFLHLCRLVDDWMSVEGRACAGLFGGSAHLSEELQSWLQRCDVVVAWTEDKDGALAALVRRWGVAEAHIQSPFSPRLRASHQRDRFLEAIGQTEDVVSSGWMIEIPRDLVEQGRIHLESMGIMRDRPLALMHPGSGSMHKCLDPGKVALILQQLQRGGMCPLVLEGPADHDAVDALLKLVSERPSVLRNLDLPLLAGILADAALYWGHDSGITHLAALLGARTIAVFGPTDPARWAPIGDHVTILRGAPCVCPSWEAVQGCHEKPCLDVPIGKMLTALGLETRV from the coding sequence ATGAAACGCACGATTGTGATACTTCACCCTGGCGCGCTCGGTGATGTTTTGTTGGCTGTCCCTGCGATACGGAACCTTGGGATACGGTTCCCGCAGCACGAAATCTTGCTAGTCGCAGACGCCACCGTCAGTCGATTTCTTCACCTATGTCGACTGGTCGATGATTGGATGTCCGTAGAAGGGCGGGCATGCGCGGGGTTGTTTGGTGGATCCGCCCACCTCTCTGAGGAGCTACAGTCGTGGCTGCAGCGATGCGATGTCGTCGTGGCATGGACAGAAGACAAGGATGGGGCTCTGGCCGCCCTTGTGCGGCGATGGGGTGTGGCGGAGGCGCACATCCAATCACCATTTTCGCCAAGATTGCGAGCAAGCCATCAGCGCGATCGCTTTCTTGAGGCAATCGGTCAGACCGAAGATGTAGTTTCTAGCGGGTGGATGATCGAGATTCCCCGCGATCTCGTGGAACAAGGGAGAATCCACCTTGAGTCCATGGGAATCATGCGTGATCGACCGCTGGCGCTTATGCACCCCGGAAGTGGAAGCATGCACAAGTGTCTTGATCCTGGGAAAGTAGCCTTGATACTCCAGCAGTTGCAACGAGGAGGGATGTGTCCACTCGTCCTAGAGGGGCCTGCCGATCATGACGCGGTTGACGCGCTGCTGAAGTTGGTCAGTGAGAGGCCTTCCGTCCTCAGAAATCTTGACCTCCCTCTGCTGGCAGGTATCCTTGCGGACGCTGCGCTCTATTGGGGTCATGACTCCGGCATTACGCATCTGGCTGCTTTGCTGGGTGCACGGACGATCGCGGTATTTGGTCCGACAGACCCTGCTCGCTGGGCACCCATCGGCGATCATGTGACGATCTTGCGAGGGGCACCTTGTGTCTGTCCATCATGGGAGGCCGTACAAGGGTGTCACGAGAAGCCCTGCCTTGACGTACCGATTGGGAAGATGCTGACTGCATTGGGACTTGAAACACGGGTATAG
- a CDS encoding arginine--tRNA ligase yields MSQGVVQEKVTTAILGALNEAKQKGQLKTTAWPTLSLNAPKRPEWGDLASTVAMSLASSEHKAPHDIARIIVENLSEQEQLFDRVEIVRPGFLNLTVKPALWQEVLREVERQGVRYGRTDIGKDRRVLVEYVSANPTGPLHVGHGRGAAVGQAVIRLLRAIGYEVVGEYYVNDAGRQMKLLGASVYARYQELSGQAINFPEDGYHGTYITAVAHRIKEQLDREASHLAPADLEARCRALAYQELLGLIRDDLTAFGIEIQSWFSEASLLESKAIEQALDELKARGLLFEQEGAWWFRASLYGDEKDRVVKKQDGEYTYLASDIAYHHDKLRRGYDLLIDVFGADHHGYIPRMQAVMQAYGSPKERLQVVLVQLVKLLRDGAEVKMSKRTGEFITMREVIDEVGADAAKFFFLMRDSKTHLEFDLELAKQRSADNPVYYVQYAHARICSLWRVASARGIARPSAVETDLSVLTDPDELGIIKKLSSYPEVIQASAVAFEPHRVTYYLQQLAALLHTFYNKHRVLPAATDQEHDESAPIEALTPKRTAARLVLMGAVQQVIRNGLDVLGISAPEHM; encoded by the coding sequence GTGTCGCAAGGCGTTGTGCAGGAAAAGGTGACCACAGCTATTCTCGGAGCCCTAAATGAGGCGAAGCAAAAAGGGCAATTGAAGACGACAGCTTGGCCGACACTAAGTCTGAATGCTCCGAAGAGGCCTGAGTGGGGGGATCTGGCCTCGACGGTGGCCATGTCATTAGCTTCCTCCGAGCACAAGGCCCCTCATGATATTGCCCGCATCATCGTGGAAAACTTATCCGAGCAGGAGCAGTTGTTCGATCGCGTCGAAATCGTCCGTCCCGGTTTCTTGAATCTCACGGTCAAACCTGCTCTCTGGCAGGAGGTCCTCCGTGAGGTTGAACGACAGGGGGTCCGTTATGGTCGAACAGACATCGGTAAAGATCGTCGTGTGCTGGTTGAGTATGTGAGCGCAAATCCGACCGGTCCATTGCATGTCGGACATGGAAGAGGGGCCGCGGTCGGACAGGCAGTGATCCGATTGCTGAGGGCGATCGGGTACGAGGTGGTGGGTGAGTACTACGTCAACGATGCAGGACGGCAGATGAAATTGTTGGGCGCGTCCGTCTATGCCCGTTACCAAGAGTTGTCCGGACAGGCCATCAATTTTCCTGAGGATGGCTATCATGGTACCTACATCACGGCCGTGGCTCACCGGATCAAGGAACAACTTGATCGTGAAGCAAGTCATCTCGCGCCGGCCGATCTTGAGGCTCGCTGCCGAGCACTTGCGTATCAGGAACTGCTGGGACTCATCCGTGATGACCTCACGGCATTTGGTATCGAGATTCAATCCTGGTTCAGCGAGGCCTCACTGCTGGAATCCAAGGCGATCGAGCAGGCTTTGGATGAATTGAAGGCGCGCGGGCTTTTGTTCGAACAGGAAGGGGCGTGGTGGTTTCGGGCGTCGCTGTACGGCGATGAAAAAGACCGCGTGGTCAAGAAGCAGGACGGTGAGTACACCTATCTCGCCTCCGATATCGCCTATCATCACGATAAGCTCCGGCGCGGCTACGATCTGTTGATCGATGTCTTTGGCGCCGACCACCATGGCTACATTCCCCGCATGCAAGCCGTGATGCAGGCGTACGGATCTCCAAAAGAGCGTCTTCAAGTGGTGCTCGTCCAGTTAGTGAAGCTCTTGCGGGACGGGGCCGAAGTGAAGATGTCCAAGCGGACCGGGGAATTCATTACGATGCGGGAAGTCATCGACGAAGTCGGAGCGGATGCCGCAAAGTTCTTTTTCTTAATGCGGGATTCCAAAACGCATCTTGAATTTGATCTGGAGTTGGCGAAACAGCGATCCGCCGACAATCCGGTGTATTACGTCCAGTACGCCCATGCTCGAATCTGCAGCCTCTGGCGTGTGGCCTCCGCACGGGGAATTGCCCGCCCATCTGCAGTGGAGACCGACCTCTCGGTTCTGACGGATCCCGATGAATTAGGAATTATCAAAAAACTGTCCTCCTATCCTGAGGTCATCCAGGCGAGTGCCGTCGCCTTCGAACCGCACCGTGTGACGTATTACCTTCAGCAATTGGCGGCGCTGCTCCATACGTTTTATAACAAACACCGTGTGTTGCCTGCGGCGACTGATCAAGAGCATGACGAGTCGGCACCCATCGAAGCCCTCACGCCAAAGCGAACTGCGGCGCGATTGGTCCTAATGGGGGCGGTCCAGCAAGTGATCAGGAATGGGCTTGACGTGCTGGGTATTTCAGCGCCTGAGCATATGTAG
- the tgt gene encoding tRNA guanosine(34) transglycosylase Tgt, whose amino-acid sequence MQYQVEQPDSCSKGRVGLLTTNHAEVQTPAFMPVGSLGPVKGLESEDLQELGFQLMLNNAYHLYLRPGHKIVADMGGLHAFTGWPGAILTDSGGFQIFSLAKLCEVTDDGVTFQSHIDGSRHFITPEKAIEIEEALGADIIMVLDQCVALPTGREVIQEGVRRTKLWAERCQASRRRTDQALFGIVQGGLDPDLRIASARELATLGFEGYAVGGLSVGEGKTDMYAMLDITVPELPEKKPRYLMGVGLPEDLVEGVARGIDLFDCVVPSRHGRTGSLFTASGRVVIKQAQYADDERPVDPACACPVCRRYSRAYLHHLFVVKEMLGVRLNTIHNLWYFSDLMRQIREALVEGRFAAFREAFYRHQDRQSEMITEAANGEFEPYSQWHRSCHT is encoded by the coding sequence ATGCAGTATCAGGTCGAACAACCGGATTCATGCTCGAAGGGCCGTGTCGGTCTGCTGACCACCAATCACGCGGAGGTTCAGACTCCCGCCTTCATGCCGGTGGGTTCGTTGGGCCCAGTCAAAGGGCTCGAATCGGAAGATCTTCAGGAATTGGGCTTCCAGTTGATGCTCAATAATGCCTATCACCTGTATTTGCGGCCTGGGCACAAGATCGTTGCTGACATGGGGGGGCTCCATGCCTTCACCGGCTGGCCGGGAGCGATTCTCACCGACAGCGGAGGATTTCAGATTTTTAGTTTGGCGAAGCTCTGTGAAGTGACCGACGACGGCGTCACGTTTCAGTCACACATTGACGGGTCACGCCATTTTATTACGCCTGAAAAGGCGATAGAGATCGAGGAGGCGTTAGGGGCCGATATCATCATGGTCCTCGATCAATGTGTCGCGCTTCCCACCGGCCGCGAGGTGATTCAAGAAGGTGTGCGCCGAACCAAGCTCTGGGCCGAGCGCTGTCAGGCGAGCCGGCGAAGAACCGATCAGGCGTTGTTCGGCATCGTGCAAGGTGGGTTGGATCCCGACTTGCGCATTGCCTCGGCGAGGGAGTTGGCGACATTGGGGTTCGAGGGCTACGCGGTCGGCGGGCTCTCAGTCGGAGAGGGAAAAACCGACATGTATGCCATGCTCGATATCACGGTTCCGGAATTGCCGGAGAAGAAGCCTCGTTACCTTATGGGTGTCGGACTTCCTGAGGACTTAGTCGAAGGCGTGGCTCGGGGTATCGATCTATTTGATTGCGTCGTCCCATCTCGTCATGGCAGAACTGGCTCTCTGTTTACCGCGTCAGGTCGGGTGGTCATCAAGCAAGCGCAATACGCCGATGATGAACGACCGGTGGATCCCGCTTGCGCGTGTCCGGTGTGCCGTCGGTATTCACGAGCCTATCTCCACCACTTGTTCGTGGTGAAAGAAATGTTGGGGGTACGGCTCAATACGATTCACAACCTTTGGTATTTTTCCGATTTGATGCGCCAGATTCGGGAAGCCCTGGTGGAAGGAAGATTTGCCGCATTCCGCGAGGCGTTCTATCGTCATCAAGATCGGCAGTCAGAGATGATAACTGAAGCGGCGAATGGCGAGTTTGAACCATACAGCCAATGGCATAGGAGCTGTCACACATAG